The Bernardetia litoralis DSM 6794 genome includes a window with the following:
- a CDS encoding TolC family protein, which produces MKHSIYLTFFLFTLSTQSIFAQQKPSIISTEPMSLEECLYFAVENNPNLKSVALQENVTAAQIKEIRTQGMPQINGTGQYSYNFALAEQLLPGELIGQPVGTTIPVTFGVANNITGNVELQQLIFSKSYFTGLKAAKTSEELTKLNTFKTTEDLVYNVAKIYMQLQITEKQKGILNANMNRIDQLIEIADIQLEEGIIKKINVTQLKVNRINLLSEQQSLEIGKIQQLNLLKMYMGFPFDNELTIQIEDEKEVEEQKSEYMLVEKLSINQNSNLKLLNKQMEIKKLELENVNAGYFPSLSGFVRYGWQGQTDKLFSGDEQYKIYGSNIGIIGLSLNVPIFDSFRKKHQAEQVIVAQNQLNFDRQNLINSIQMEFNNATQTLKQNRTLINTQKENMNLAEELYEVTRLSYQEGVAPLTELLDAETSLKESQTQYLTSLLQLNLAELDFMKSSGQLAELIQNAEKSK; this is translated from the coding sequence ATGAAACACTCAATTTATTTAACTTTTTTCCTTTTCACACTTTCCACTCAGAGTATTTTTGCCCAGCAAAAACCTTCTATTATTTCGACTGAGCCAATGAGTTTAGAAGAATGTCTTTATTTTGCTGTTGAAAATAATCCAAATTTGAAGAGTGTAGCTCTACAAGAAAATGTTACAGCAGCACAAATTAAAGAAATCAGAACACAAGGAATGCCTCAAATAAATGGTACAGGGCAGTACAGTTATAATTTTGCATTAGCTGAACAGCTTTTACCAGGGGAGCTGATTGGGCAACCAGTAGGAACAACCATTCCTGTTACGTTTGGGGTAGCTAATAATATTACTGGAAATGTAGAATTACAACAACTTATTTTTAGTAAATCTTATTTTACAGGATTGAAGGCAGCCAAAACTTCAGAAGAACTGACCAAATTGAATACTTTCAAAACGACTGAAGATTTGGTTTATAATGTTGCCAAAATCTATATGCAACTTCAAATTACAGAAAAACAAAAAGGTATTTTGAATGCAAATATGAATAGAATAGACCAACTTATTGAGATTGCAGACATTCAATTAGAAGAAGGAATTATCAAAAAAATAAATGTTACGCAGCTAAAAGTAAATCGTATCAATTTATTGAGCGAACAACAAAGCCTAGAAATAGGAAAAATTCAACAACTCAATCTTTTGAAAATGTATATGGGATTTCCTTTTGATAATGAATTAACTATTCAGATAGAAGATGAGAAAGAAGTAGAAGAGCAAAAAAGTGAATATATGCTTGTAGAAAAGCTTTCTATTAATCAAAATTCAAATTTGAAACTGCTCAACAAACAAATGGAAATCAAAAAACTAGAGTTAGAAAATGTAAATGCTGGTTATTTCCCTTCACTTTCTGGATTTGTTCGTTATGGCTGGCAAGGGCAAACAGACAAACTTTTTTCTGGAGATGAGCAATACAAAATATATGGCTCAAATATCGGAATTATAGGGCTTTCTCTTAATGTTCCAATTTTTGACAGTTTTAGAAAAAAGCACCAAGCAGAACAAGTAATAGTTGCACAAAATCAATTGAATTTTGACCGTCAGAATTTAATTAATTCTATTCAAATGGAATTTAATAATGCGACTCAAACGCTAAAGCAAAACAGAACACTCATAAATACACAAAAAGAAAATATGAATCTTGCCGAAGAGCTTTATGAAGTTACTCGTCTTTCATATCAAGAAGGAGTCGCACCACTTACAGAGCTTTTGGACGCAGAAACAAGCCTTAAAGAATCACAAACTCAATATTTGACTTCTTTGCTTCAATTAAATTTGGCTGAATTGGATTTTATGAAATCTAGTGGACAGTTGGCAGAGCTTATCCAAAATGCTGAAAAATCTAAATAA
- a CDS encoding efflux RND transporter periplasmic adaptor subunit, producing the protein MKKYTTPIIAITVTAAIAVWIFFTLKTNKETINENAALTEEVIKSIPVHIVKVEEIKIDENINLTGTFEAEKELGIIAEGQGRITSLPIKEGQQVSKNQAVAKIDDTSIQAQLNSIRATVAKAKKDVERYERLTKAGAISQQQYEEVKLNYQSTQANLTNVEQQLNYSTARSPMAGIIKEIKVEEGSFASAGMLIATVVDIDKLKMVVKADEQEVIKIQKGQSVEITTEVYPNTIFEGKVTLISVQADAGRKYEVEIELPNPKKMPLKPGMYGTVKINSMDKNATENKAKLYVARKTIVGSVQSPKVYVVNKDGKTVSYKTVQIGEAVGDKVEILEGLDKGDVVVVSGQINLSDGKEVSIINQNNLTIDTKPITSK; encoded by the coding sequence ATGAAAAAGTACACAACTCCTATTATCGCCATTACTGTAACTGCTGCCATTGCTGTTTGGATTTTCTTTACACTAAAAACAAATAAAGAAACCATTAATGAAAATGCAGCTTTGACAGAAGAAGTCATCAAAAGCATTCCTGTACATATTGTGAAAGTTGAAGAAATTAAAATTGATGAAAATATCAATCTTACAGGTACTTTTGAAGCAGAAAAAGAACTCGGAATTATTGCTGAAGGACAAGGCAGAATTACTTCTCTTCCTATTAAAGAAGGGCAGCAAGTTTCTAAAAACCAAGCTGTTGCAAAAATTGATGATACATCTATTCAAGCTCAACTAAATAGCATTCGTGCAACAGTAGCAAAAGCAAAAAAAGATGTTGAGCGTTATGAAAGGCTAACAAAAGCAGGGGCAATTAGTCAGCAACAGTACGAAGAAGTAAAATTAAATTATCAAAGTACACAAGCAAATCTTACTAATGTAGAACAACAATTAAATTATTCTACGGCTCGTTCGCCAATGGCTGGAATTATCAAAGAGATAAAAGTAGAAGAAGGTAGTTTTGCTTCAGCAGGAATGCTTATCGCTACTGTTGTGGATATTGATAAGCTCAAAATGGTAGTAAAAGCAGATGAGCAAGAGGTTATCAAAATTCAGAAAGGGCAATCTGTTGAAATTACTACTGAAGTTTATCCAAATACAATTTTTGAAGGAAAAGTAACTTTAATAAGCGTACAAGCAGATGCAGGGCGCAAATATGAAGTGGAAATTGAACTTCCAAACCCTAAAAAAATGCCTCTAAAACCAGGAATGTATGGAACAGTAAAAATCAATTCTATGGATAAAAATGCCACTGAAAATAAAGCAAAATTATATGTTGCTAGAAAAACAATTGTAGGAAGTGTGCAATCTCCAAAAGTATATGTAGTCAATAAAGATGGAAAAACAGTAAGCTACAAAACTGTTCAAATAGGGGAAGCAGTAGGCGATAAAGTTGAAATATTGGAAGGGTTGGATAAGGGAGATGTTGTTGTGGTAAGTGGACAAATTAACCTTAGTGATGGAAAAGAAGTCAGTATTATTAATCAAAATAATTTGACAATAGACACAAAACCAATTACTTCAAAGTAG